Proteins co-encoded in one Haloarcula pelagica genomic window:
- a CDS encoding dihydrolipoyl dehydrogenase yields MEEFDLIVIGSGAGLSVASAAVDRGQTVAVVEDGPLGGTCLNRGCIPSKMLVHRADVMETIRTADRFGIDATVEHVDFAGSVHEVNEAVSEDAGGIEHGLEQSSHHTLYHTEGRFVDDRTLAVDDEEITADTVVIAAGCRPEVPAIDGIDAVEYLTSTEALRLDRRPGSLIVVGGGYIAAELGHYFGAFGTDVTVVGRRERLLPDEDEQVQETFTEVFGRRHEVLTGHEATAVERRGDRVAVTATGPDGGETERVADELLVATGITPNTDRLAVENTGVETDDDGYVLVDDTLATTADGVWALGDVLGRYQFRHAANHEARTVARNLLLDGPDEAVDYTAMPHAVFASPQVAGAGETEQALRDADRDYAVRTYDYADTAMGDALKETDGFVKVLVDPDDRTILGCHVLGPEASTLLHEVLPVMRAGGTVADITDTVHVHPALSEVVHRAFAGQFHRPGGGHAHHHEHGD; encoded by the coding sequence ATGGAGGAGTTCGACCTCATCGTCATCGGCTCCGGGGCGGGCCTGAGCGTCGCGTCGGCGGCCGTCGACCGTGGCCAGACCGTCGCCGTCGTCGAGGACGGGCCGCTGGGCGGGACCTGTCTGAACCGCGGCTGTATCCCCTCGAAGATGCTCGTCCACCGCGCGGACGTGATGGAGACCATCAGGACGGCCGACCGGTTCGGCATCGACGCCACCGTCGAGCACGTCGATTTCGCCGGGAGCGTCCACGAGGTGAACGAAGCCGTGAGCGAGGACGCGGGCGGGATCGAGCACGGCCTCGAACAGTCCAGCCACCACACGCTGTACCACACTGAGGGCCGGTTCGTCGACGACCGGACGCTCGCCGTCGACGACGAGGAGATAACCGCGGACACGGTCGTCATCGCCGCCGGCTGTCGCCCGGAGGTCCCGGCCATCGACGGCATCGACGCGGTCGAATACTTGACGAGTACGGAGGCGCTCCGGCTGGACCGCCGTCCCGGAAGCCTGATCGTCGTCGGCGGCGGCTACATCGCGGCGGAACTGGGCCACTACTTCGGCGCCTTCGGGACCGACGTGACGGTCGTCGGCCGCCGGGAACGGCTGTTGCCCGACGAGGACGAACAGGTCCAGGAGACGTTCACAGAGGTGTTCGGCCGGCGCCACGAGGTGCTGACCGGTCACGAAGCGACGGCCGTCGAGAGACGCGGCGACCGGGTGGCGGTGACCGCGACCGGCCCGGACGGGGGCGAAACTGAGCGGGTCGCCGACGAACTGCTGGTCGCCACCGGGATCACACCCAACACCGACCGCCTGGCGGTCGAGAACACGGGCGTCGAGACCGACGACGACGGCTACGTCCTCGTCGACGACACGCTGGCGACGACCGCCGACGGCGTCTGGGCGCTGGGGGATGTCCTCGGCCGCTACCAGTTCCGTCACGCCGCGAACCACGAGGCCCGCACGGTCGCCCGGAACCTGTTGCTCGACGGCCCCGACGAGGCGGTCGACTACACGGCGATGCCCCACGCGGTGTTCGCCTCGCCGCAGGTGGCCGGCGCCGGCGAGACCGAGCAGGCTCTCCGGGACGCCGACCGGGACTACGCCGTCCGGACGTACGACTACGCCGATACCGCGATGGGCGACGCGCTCAAGGAGACCGACGGCTTCGTGAAGGTCCTGGTCGACCCCGACGACCGGACGATCCTGGGCTGTCACGTCCTGGGTCCCGAGGCGTCGACGCTACTCCACGAGGTCCTGCCGGTGATGCGCGCGGGCGGAACCGTCGCCGATATCACCGACACCGTCCACGTCCACCCCGCCCTCTCGGAGGTCGTCCACCGCGCGTTCGCCGGCCAGTTCCACCGACCCGGTGGCGGCCACGCTCACCACCACGAGCACGGCGACTGA
- a CDS encoding prenyltransferase — translation MDDGTAVTLPVTGVTRTAIDRAPRLWTLWKAARPSQLALIGAVYALGIGMALGRRGDWSLAAHGPAVGIGGLAVFAVAASIHYANEYVDVETDRRTERTPFSGGSGALAQTGVDRVVLARASLTAVIVGIAIAAGGYVTGQLSATAVVFLGVIALAGLGYSLPPTAFIRRGVGELVNALLGGLLLPLYGTTTVGTPTVADGVALVPFCCLIGCNLLATHWPDRDADASVGKRTLAVRLPPDRLRRLYWLLAGSAVVVTGLSYETVLPPLVVAGQAGSLPLVLWGGIVLTRQRSPFPAVAAMVWYALATAAAWWSLAVPFV, via the coding sequence GTGGACGACGGCACAGCGGTCACATTGCCGGTGACGGGAGTCACACGGACTGCGATCGATCGGGCACCACGGCTGTGGACACTGTGGAAAGCCGCGCGCCCGAGCCAACTGGCGCTGATCGGCGCTGTCTACGCACTCGGTATCGGCATGGCGCTGGGGCGGCGGGGTGACTGGTCCCTCGCCGCCCACGGACCCGCTGTCGGGATCGGCGGGCTCGCAGTATTCGCGGTCGCCGCGAGTATCCACTACGCCAACGAGTACGTCGATGTCGAGACGGACCGGCGGACGGAGCGGACCCCGTTTTCCGGCGGGAGCGGTGCACTGGCCCAAACTGGGGTCGATCGGGTCGTCCTCGCGCGCGCCTCGCTGACGGCGGTGATCGTCGGCATCGCGATAGCCGCCGGTGGATACGTCACGGGGCAGTTGTCGGCGACAGCGGTCGTGTTCCTCGGCGTGATCGCGCTCGCGGGACTGGGATACTCGCTCCCGCCGACGGCGTTTATCAGACGCGGCGTCGGCGAACTCGTGAACGCACTGCTCGGCGGGCTGTTGCTTCCGCTGTACGGTACCACGACGGTTGGGACGCCGACTGTGGCCGACGGCGTCGCGCTGGTCCCGTTTTGCTGTCTGATCGGCTGTAACCTCCTGGCGACACACTGGCCGGACAGGGACGCCGACGCCTCGGTCGGGAAGCGGACGCTCGCGGTTCGCTTGCCCCCGGACCGACTCAGGCGGCTGTACTGGCTCCTCGCGGGCAGCGCGGTCGTCGTGACGGGGCTGTCGTACGAGACGGTACTCCCGCCCCTCGTCGTCGCCGGACAGGCGGGTTCGCTCCCGCTGGTGCTCTGGGGCGGGATCGTCCTCACGAGACAGCGGTCGCCCTTCCCCGCGGTCGCCGCGATGGTCTGGTACGCTCTCGCGACGGCGGCCGCGTGGTGGTCACTCGCCGTCCCCTTCGTGTGA
- a CDS encoding UPF0058 family protein, giving the protein MRKQELIHLHSLLAQVQVHYEEDCGTDVQHDEYATLGVKPTSIHKSKTDHKDAVFALANGIIDDMAAESDEIRTLAAD; this is encoded by the coding sequence ATGCGTAAACAGGAGCTCATCCACCTGCACAGCCTTCTCGCACAGGTACAAGTTCACTACGAAGAGGACTGCGGAACGGACGTGCAACACGACGAGTACGCGACGCTCGGTGTCAAGCCGACATCGATCCACAAGTCGAAGACCGACCACAAGGACGCCGTGTTCGCGCTCGCCAACGGGATTATCGACGATATGGCAGCCGAAAGCGACGAGATCCGCACGCTCGCCGCCGACTGA
- a CDS encoding molybdopterin biosynthesis protein, with protein MSDRREFRDLAPPERAREVVEDLAIDPDPERVPLSDARGRVLAERVDATLDVPGFDRASMDGYAVRAADTVGASEVDPVELSVAGAVHAGEEPDVTVREGVAAEISTGAVMPPGADAVVIVERTDETEAGVAVRTAVTPGENVLVAGADIAAGARALGPGTELTAREIGLLSALGVDSVPVRGRPRVGIISTGDELVRPGEPVDSDAGEIYDVNSYTVAAGVEAAGGEPVVYPHAGDDFEEMERVLHEAADDCDLVLSSGSTSASAVDVIYRVIEERGDLRLHGVAIKPGKPMLVGTIGESAYVGLPGYPVSALTIFRTFVAPRLRSAAGLAEPRTATVTGEMAVRERSQDGRHRLVPVGLVETATGETLVYPVDKGSGATTSLVEADGTVTVDADTDYLAVGEHVEVRLFSPSVRPPTLLGVGEADPRLSELLDRLERPRYLPVGTREATRRLEAGIPDVAVVSGPDAVPEAATVLGSWEREWGLIVDPQAAVSGLDDLVDSDVGFVNREQGSGLRASFDAALDALAADRGEEPATIRHAVDGYELTTKGHESPARRVRSGAADAGLGLASTAVDLDLGFVPLGTETVTVLAHPDRTEKPSVERLRELLETDTE; from the coding sequence GTGAGCGACCGGCGGGAGTTTCGCGACCTGGCGCCGCCCGAGCGCGCACGCGAGGTCGTCGAGGACCTGGCGATCGACCCCGACCCGGAACGGGTGCCGCTGTCGGACGCGCGGGGACGGGTCCTGGCCGAGCGCGTGGACGCGACGCTCGATGTCCCCGGCTTCGACCGGGCGAGCATGGACGGCTACGCGGTCAGAGCGGCAGACACCGTCGGCGCGAGCGAGGTCGACCCGGTCGAACTCTCCGTCGCCGGGGCCGTCCACGCCGGCGAGGAACCGGACGTGACTGTCCGGGAGGGTGTCGCGGCCGAGATCTCGACCGGCGCCGTCATGCCGCCGGGTGCCGACGCGGTCGTCATCGTCGAACGGACCGACGAGACAGAGGCCGGCGTCGCAGTGCGGACGGCGGTCACGCCGGGCGAGAATGTACTGGTCGCCGGCGCCGACATCGCCGCCGGCGCGCGTGCGCTCGGCCCCGGCACGGAACTCACCGCGCGCGAGATCGGTCTGCTGTCGGCCCTGGGCGTCGATTCGGTCCCGGTCCGTGGCCGCCCGCGCGTCGGGATCATCTCGACGGGGGACGAACTCGTCCGGCCGGGCGAACCGGTCGACAGCGACGCCGGCGAGATCTACGATGTCAACAGCTACACCGTCGCGGCCGGCGTCGAGGCGGCGGGCGGCGAGCCGGTGGTCTACCCCCACGCCGGCGACGACTTCGAGGAGATGGAGCGGGTGCTCCACGAGGCCGCCGACGACTGTGACCTCGTGCTCTCCTCCGGGTCGACGAGCGCCAGCGCCGTCGACGTGATCTATCGCGTCATCGAGGAACGCGGTGACCTCCGTCTGCACGGCGTCGCGATCAAGCCGGGGAAACCGATGCTCGTCGGGACCATCGGGGAGTCGGCCTACGTCGGCTTGCCCGGCTACCCGGTGTCGGCACTGACCATCTTCCGGACGTTCGTCGCACCGCGGTTGCGGTCGGCAGCCGGGCTCGCGGAGCCGCGGACGGCGACGGTCACCGGCGAGATGGCGGTCCGGGAGCGCAGCCAGGACGGGCGCCACCGGCTCGTCCCCGTCGGACTGGTCGAGACGGCCACCGGCGAGACGCTCGTCTACCCGGTCGACAAGGGTAGCGGCGCGACGACGAGCCTGGTCGAAGCCGACGGAACCGTCACTGTCGACGCCGACACGGACTACCTCGCGGTCGGGGAGCACGTCGAGGTGCGGCTGTTCTCGCCGTCGGTCCGGCCGCCGACACTGCTCGGCGTCGGCGAGGCCGATCCGCGGCTTTCGGAGCTGCTCGACCGCCTAGAGCGACCGCGCTATCTCCCCGTCGGGACCCGTGAGGCGACCCGTCGCCTGGAAGCGGGCATCCCGGACGTAGCTGTCGTCAGCGGTCCCGACGCCGTGCCCGAAGCGGCGACGGTCCTGGGCTCGTGGGAGCGCGAGTGGGGCCTGATCGTCGACCCGCAGGCGGCCGTCTCCGGACTGGACGACCTCGTGGACAGCGATGTCGGCTTCGTGAACAGAGAGCAGGGTTCGGGCCTGCGTGCGAGTTTCGACGCGGCGCTCGACGCGCTGGCAGCCGACCGAGGGGAGGAGCCAGCCACGATCAGGCACGCCGTCGACGGCTACGAACTGACGACCAAGGGCCACGAGAGCCCCGCCCGCCGGGTCCGCTCGGGTGCCGCCGACGCCGGACTCGGGCTCGCATCGACGGCGGTGGACCTCGATCTCGGGTTCGTCCCGCTGGGGACCGAGACCGTGACGGTCCTCGCCCACCCCGACCGAACGGAGAAGCCGAGTGTCGAGCGACTCCGGGAGCTCCTGGAGACCGATACTGAGTGA
- a CDS encoding ring-cleaving dioxygenase, translating into MPVTTGLHHVTAIAGDPQANADFYVGLLGLRFVKRTVNHDDTGTYHFYFGDYEGTPGTNVTFFPWTERGRRGEFGAGQTRAIAYRIPVAAVDYWVDRLETNGVAVERAERFGEPVLRFEDPDGIGLELVAAGGESPAVPWPDGPVPADRQLQGFHSVTLAVESLGPTADVLTDVLGFEEDGTEDGRHRYRSGPGGFAAVVDLVETDADRGRMGVGTVHHVAFRAESVAELREFRTAYHERDIRTSDIVDRSYFHALYAREPGGVLFELSTPEPGFTADEALADLGSSLVLPEWLEADREAIEAQLPAFDGPTVPGDG; encoded by the coding sequence ATGCCAGTAACGACGGGCCTCCACCACGTGACCGCCATCGCCGGCGACCCGCAGGCGAACGCCGACTTCTACGTCGGCCTGCTAGGTCTGCGGTTCGTCAAGCGGACGGTCAACCACGACGACACGGGGACGTACCACTTCTACTTCGGCGACTACGAGGGGACGCCGGGGACGAACGTCACGTTCTTCCCCTGGACCGAACGGGGGCGACGGGGCGAGTTCGGGGCGGGCCAGACACGGGCGATCGCCTACCGGATTCCGGTAGCCGCCGTCGACTACTGGGTCGACCGGCTAGAGACGAACGGCGTCGCGGTCGAGCGGGCCGAGCGGTTCGGCGAGCCAGTCCTCCGGTTCGAGGACCCGGACGGGATCGGGCTCGAACTCGTCGCGGCCGGTGGCGAGTCACCGGCGGTCCCGTGGCCCGACGGCCCGGTCCCCGCCGACCGGCAACTGCAGGGGTTCCACAGCGTCACACTCGCCGTCGAGTCCCTCGGCCCGACGGCCGACGTGCTCACCGACGTGCTCGGGTTCGAAGAGGACGGCACCGAAGACGGGCGACACCGCTACCGGAGCGGGCCGGGCGGGTTCGCCGCCGTCGTCGACCTCGTCGAGACCGACGCCGACCGTGGGCGGATGGGCGTCGGAACGGTCCACCACGTCGCGTTCCGGGCCGAGAGCGTCGCGGAGTTACGCGAGTTCCGGACAGCCTACCACGAGCGTGACATCCGGACGAGCGACATCGTCGACCGGTCGTACTTCCACGCGCTGTACGCCCGCGAGCCCGGGGGCGTCCTGTTCGAACTCTCGACGCCGGAGCCGGGCTTTACCGCCGACGAGGCCCTAGCCGACCTCGGCTCCTCGCTGGTGTTGCCCGAGTGGCTCGAAGCCGACCGGGAGGCCATCGAAGCGCAGCTACCGGCGTTCGACGGCCCGACGGTCCCGGGAGATGGGTGA
- a CDS encoding translation initiation factor eIF-1A: MSEPSGRRNLRMPSTDEMFAVVTEHNGGNHVRIQCEDGENRMGRIPGRMKFRTWINEGDIVIAEPWDWQDEKANIEWRYDGQDADQLRAEGHIDSLTA; this comes from the coding sequence ATGAGCGAACCTTCTGGGCGACGGAACCTCCGGATGCCCTCGACAGACGAGATGTTCGCGGTCGTAACTGAACACAACGGCGGCAACCACGTCCGCATCCAGTGCGAAGACGGTGAGAACCGGATGGGCCGCATCCCGGGCCGAATGAAGTTCCGGACCTGGATCAACGAGGGCGACATCGTGATCGCCGAGCCCTGGGACTGGCAGGACGAGAAAGCCAACATCGAGTGGCGCTACGACGGACAGGACGCCGACCAGCTCCGTGCCGAAGGCCACATCGACTCGCTGACTGCGTAA
- the glp gene encoding gephyrin-like molybdotransferase Glp — protein sequence MHDEERRTAGFKRKTRVEAARSEVHRVVSPLSRTERVPVRRADERVLATGVDADRPVPHYRRAAMDGYAVRATDTHGASERSPVRLAIGERAGPQRAVSVHTGSLLPEQADAVVRVEGTERNGDEVAVFTAVASGTNVGPVGEDVAADQHLYDAGTRLRPSDLGLLKGTGYDDVLVYERPRVSVIPTGEELVQDDPDPGEIVETNGQTVAQYVERWGGVATDREIVTDDTDALRAAIDRDTDHDVVVTTGGSSVGDRDLLPEVVDDLGEVLVHGVALQPGHPVALGVVDDTPVLNLPGYPVACIVTAVQFLRPVLKRVGHLPVRDPPTTTARLARKLTSEPGTRSYVRVELDEGETEPTATPIRSGGAGVLSSVALADGWVVVPESTEGYAAGETVEVEYWEWSQ from the coding sequence ATGCACGACGAGGAGCGCCGGACTGCGGGGTTCAAGCGGAAGACCCGCGTCGAGGCAGCGCGATCGGAGGTTCACCGGGTGGTCTCGCCGCTGTCGCGGACCGAGCGCGTGCCCGTGAGACGGGCGGACGAGCGCGTGCTGGCGACGGGAGTCGACGCGGACCGACCCGTTCCCCACTACCGCCGGGCAGCGATGGACGGGTACGCGGTCAGAGCGACCGACACACACGGGGCCAGCGAGCGGTCCCCCGTTCGGCTTGCGATCGGGGAACGAGCCGGACCACAGCGGGCCGTCAGCGTCCACACCGGCAGCCTCCTCCCGGAGCAGGCGGACGCGGTCGTCAGAGTCGAGGGGACAGAGCGGAACGGCGACGAGGTCGCGGTGTTCACCGCGGTTGCCAGCGGAACCAACGTCGGCCCGGTTGGCGAAGACGTTGCGGCGGACCAACACCTGTACGACGCGGGGACACGGCTCCGCCCCTCGGATCTGGGTCTACTGAAAGGGACTGGGTACGACGACGTACTCGTGTACGAGCGCCCGCGCGTGAGCGTGATCCCGACCGGCGAGGAACTCGTCCAGGACGATCCCGACCCCGGAGAGATCGTCGAGACGAACGGACAGACCGTCGCACAGTACGTCGAGCGCTGGGGCGGCGTCGCGACCGACCGGGAGATCGTCACCGACGACACCGACGCGCTCCGGGCGGCGATCGACCGCGACACCGACCACGATGTCGTCGTGACGACCGGGGGGTCCTCCGTCGGCGACCGCGACCTGCTCCCGGAGGTCGTCGACGACCTCGGCGAGGTACTGGTCCACGGCGTCGCGCTGCAACCGGGCCACCCGGTCGCACTCGGCGTCGTCGACGACACGCCGGTCCTGAATCTGCCGGGCTACCCCGTCGCCTGCATCGTCACGGCCGTCCAGTTCCTCCGGCCGGTGCTCAAACGAGTCGGTCACCTTCCGGTCCGTGACCCGCCGACGACGACGGCGCGTCTGGCGCGGAAACTCACGAGCGAACCCGGGACACGCAGCTACGTCCGGGTGGAACTCGACGAGGGCGAGACGGAACCGACCGCGACGCCGATCCGGAGCGGTGGCGCGGGCGTCCTCTCAAGCGTCGCCCTCGCGGACGGGTGGGTCGTCGTCCCGGAGTCGACGGAGGGGTACGCAGCGGGCGAGACGGTCGAAGTCGAGTACTGGGAGTGGTCACAGTGA
- a CDS encoding VOC family protein translates to MVPDSPLPAGTEVGRVALTVADSDRVAAFYEETVGLSIHDDTGERTVLGDGETQLLVLHEHPTVPERMADETGLYHLAVRVPSRAALGAALERVERTGQLDGASDHHVSEALYLTDPEGNGVEIYRDRPRERWDEREDGTVRMATERLDRAGVEAASDATRSVPVGTDIGHVHLEVADLDATRSFYVDTLGMRVRATYTGALFLAAGSYHHHVGANVWHSRVGPGEGRGLAWYELVVPNEAAVTAVRRRLTDSDRAVETTPDGIETVDPAGVTVRVRPS, encoded by the coding sequence ATGGTTCCCGACTCCCCACTGCCGGCCGGGACGGAGGTCGGCCGCGTCGCGCTCACTGTCGCCGACAGCGACCGCGTCGCCGCGTTCTACGAGGAAACGGTCGGGCTGTCGATCCACGACGACACCGGTGAGCGGACTGTCCTCGGGGACGGCGAGACGCAACTGCTGGTGCTCCACGAGCACCCGACGGTGCCCGAACGGATGGCCGACGAGACGGGGCTGTACCACCTCGCGGTTCGCGTGCCCTCGCGGGCCGCGCTCGGGGCGGCGCTAGAGCGTGTCGAACGGACGGGGCAACTCGACGGCGCCTCGGACCATCACGTCAGCGAGGCGCTGTATCTGACAGATCCCGAGGGGAACGGCGTCGAGATATACCGGGACCGACCCCGCGAACGGTGGGACGAACGCGAGGACGGGACCGTTCGGATGGCGACCGAACGGCTGGATCGGGCCGGTGTCGAGGCCGCGAGCGACGCTACCCGCTCGGTTCCCGTCGGGACCGACATCGGCCACGTCCACCTGGAGGTCGCCGACCTGGACGCCACGCGGTCGTTCTACGTCGACACGCTGGGAATGCGAGTCCGGGCGACGTACACGGGCGCGCTCTTTCTGGCGGCGGGATCGTACCATCACCACGTCGGCGCGAACGTGTGGCACTCACGGGTCGGGCCGGGCGAGGGACGCGGACTGGCGTGGTACGAACTCGTCGTTCCGAACGAGGCGGCGGTCACGGCGGTCCGCCGCCGACTGACCGATAGCGACCGCGCGGTCGAGACGACGCCGGACGGGATCGAGACGGTCGATCCCGCGGGCGTGACGGTCCGCGTTCGACCCTCGTAG
- a CDS encoding beta-glucosidase family protein encodes MDAADDIDTLVSELTRKEKLALVHGAVDPEGTATGYLPGVDRLDVPPFRLVDGPLGVRAEGERATAFPASLATAASFDPSLAREQGRAMAREATALDQDVLLAPGVNIVRIPHCGRNFEYLSEDPVLAGDVGAGLVSGIESTGVLATVKHFVANNQESARTSVSAEVDERTLRELYLPPFRAAVEAGVGSVMTAYNRVNGTYMSDHATLVGGVLKDEWGFDGYVVSDWYGLATTVGAATAGLDLEMPGVALDTETGNEEGSLDEFEWPDGIPDATHAGLFAGPLGEAIDDGTVPAERLDDMVRRVLGGMDRTGLLGRSDVRADGALDTPAHRALAERVATRGTVLLDNDGVLPLTDETAVAVIGPHVDEPKLGGGGSSETTPFAATTPADGIEGRAEGTVTVARGIPEIESVSLFDLLPFVEGGHDEREWTDDDRPDPSLDDAVEAAETADVAVVFVRDTTTEGQDRDSLALPGRQDDLIEAVAAANERTVVVVRSGGPVEMPWRGDVAAVLEAWYPGQADGDAAAAVLYGDADPGGRLPVTFAPAEDYPATEERQFPGVDGKAHYDEGVFVGYRHFDRADTDPTYPFGHGHSYATFEYLDATVRDGAVEVTVENTASRPGHEVVQAYVRPPESPVERPRQELAGFEPVELDAGESRSVSVSLDELALSYFDPDDGWTDDDGPHTVEIGRSARDLRLAVEYSG; translated from the coding sequence ATGGACGCTGCCGACGACATCGACACGCTCGTGTCGGAGCTCACCCGGAAAGAGAAACTCGCGCTCGTTCACGGCGCGGTCGACCCGGAGGGGACGGCGACCGGGTATCTCCCCGGGGTCGATCGCCTCGACGTTCCGCCGTTCCGCCTCGTCGACGGGCCGCTGGGTGTCCGTGCGGAGGGCGAGCGCGCGACGGCCTTCCCGGCGTCGTTGGCGACCGCTGCCTCGTTCGACCCCAGCCTCGCGCGCGAACAGGGCCGAGCGATGGCCCGCGAGGCGACCGCGCTCGATCAGGATGTCCTGCTGGCACCCGGCGTGAACATCGTCCGCATTCCCCACTGTGGTCGCAACTTCGAGTACCTCTCGGAAGATCCAGTTCTGGCCGGCGACGTGGGTGCCGGTCTCGTCTCGGGCATCGAATCTACCGGTGTCCTCGCGACAGTCAAACACTTCGTCGCCAACAACCAGGAGTCCGCGCGCACGAGCGTCAGCGCCGAGGTCGACGAGCGGACGCTGCGCGAACTGTATCTCCCGCCCTTCCGGGCGGCCGTCGAGGCCGGCGTCGGGTCGGTGATGACCGCCTACAACAGGGTCAACGGGACGTACATGAGCGACCACGCGACGCTTGTCGGCGGCGTACTGAAAGACGAGTGGGGCTTCGACGGCTACGTCGTTTCGGACTGGTACGGGCTGGCGACGACGGTCGGCGCCGCGACCGCCGGCCTCGACCTGGAGATGCCCGGCGTCGCACTCGATACAGAGACCGGGAACGAGGAGGGATCGCTCGACGAGTTCGAGTGGCCCGACGGCATCCCCGACGCGACCCATGCCGGCCTGTTCGCGGGGCCCCTCGGTGAGGCGATCGACGACGGGACCGTCCCGGCGGAGCGTCTCGACGACATGGTCCGCCGCGTCCTCGGCGGGATGGACCGGACGGGCCTGCTCGGTCGTTCCGACGTTCGTGCCGACGGTGCGCTGGACACGCCCGCTCACCGGGCGCTCGCCGAACGGGTCGCCACTCGCGGGACCGTGCTGCTGGACAACGACGGCGTCCTGCCCCTCACCGACGAGACAGCCGTCGCCGTCATCGGGCCTCACGTCGACGAACCCAAACTCGGCGGCGGTGGCTCCTCCGAGACGACTCCGTTCGCCGCGACGACCCCTGCCGATGGAATCGAAGGACGCGCGGAGGGGACTGTCACGGTCGCACGCGGCATCCCAGAGATCGAAAGCGTCTCGCTGTTCGACCTACTTCCGTTCGTCGAAGGCGGCCACGACGAGCGCGAGTGGACCGACGACGACCGTCCAGACCCCTCGCTGGACGACGCGGTCGAAGCGGCCGAAACTGCTGACGTAGCCGTAGTGTTCGTCCGTGACACGACGACCGAGGGGCAGGACCGCGACTCGCTGGCACTTCCCGGCCGACAGGACGACCTGATCGAGGCCGTCGCCGCCGCGAACGAGCGCACCGTCGTCGTCGTCCGCTCCGGCGGCCCCGTCGAGATGCCCTGGCGCGGCGACGTTGCCGCGGTTCTCGAAGCCTGGTACCCGGGCCAAGCGGACGGCGACGCCGCCGCGGCGGTTCTCTACGGGGACGCCGACCCCGGGGGACGGCTCCCCGTCACGTTCGCGCCCGCCGAGGACTACCCCGCGACCGAGGAGCGACAGTTCCCCGGCGTCGATGGGAAAGCCCACTACGACGAGGGAGTCTTCGTCGGCTACCGCCACTTCGATCGGGCAGACACCGACCCCACCTACCCGTTCGGCCACGGTCACTCCTACGCCACGTTCGAGTATCTGGACGCGACAGTTCGCGACGGCGCCGTCGAGGTCACTGTCGAGAACACCGCGTCCAGACCCGGGCACGAGGTCGTGCAAGCGTACGTACGTCCCCCGGAATCACCCGTCGAGCGACCGCGCCAGGAACTGGCCGGGTTTGAGCCGGTCGAACTCGATGCCGGCGAGTCGCGGTCCGTCTCGGTGTCGCTGGACGAACTCGCGCTGTCGTACTTCGATCCCGACGACGGGTGGACCGACGACGACGGCCCCCACACGGTCGAGATCGGGCGGTCGGCACGCGATCTCCGACTGGCCGTCGAGTACAGCGGCTGA
- a CDS encoding alpha/beta hydrolase has product MSGPHQGQDLVTAGTPLSDARAAVVLVHGRGATAQSIVQMGTDVHADGVALLAPQAARNTWYPNSFLAPVEDNEPGRSSGLQAVDDAVETAIDAGIPREAVLVGGFSQGACLASEYVARNPRRYGGLAALSGGLIGETVDPESYEGDIEGTPVFIGCSDVDPHIPIERVHATTETFERLGGDVDERIYGGMGHGVNQDELDAVADLVAGLLET; this is encoded by the coding sequence ATGAGCGGCCCACACCAGGGACAGGACCTGGTCACTGCGGGGACACCGCTGTCCGACGCCCGGGCGGCCGTGGTTCTGGTCCACGGTCGGGGGGCGACCGCACAGAGTATCGTCCAGATGGGGACGGACGTACACGCGGACGGCGTTGCGCTGCTGGCGCCACAGGCCGCGCGGAACACGTGGTATCCGAACTCCTTTCTGGCACCCGTCGAGGACAACGAACCGGGTCGCAGTTCCGGCCTCCAGGCGGTCGACGACGCCGTCGAGACGGCGATCGATGCGGGAATCCCACGAGAAGCGGTGCTCGTCGGCGGTTTCTCCCAGGGTGCGTGTCTGGCAAGCGAGTACGTCGCTCGGAACCCGCGACGGTACGGCGGGCTGGCTGCACTGAGCGGCGGACTGATCGGGGAGACGGTCGATCCCGAGTCCTACGAGGGGGACATCGAGGGGACGCCGGTGTTTATCGGCTGTAGCGATGTCGACCCGCACATCCCGATCGAACGGGTCCACGCGACGACGGAGACGTTCGAGCGACTCGGTGGCGATGTCGACGAGCGGATCTACGGGGGGATGGGTCACGGCGTCAACCAGGACGAACTCGACGCCGTCGCCGATCTCGTCGCCGGGCTGTTGGAGACGTAG